Genomic window (Chryseobacterium bernardetii):
TTCCATATCAAGCATCTTATCCAATACTTGCTTTTTCCTGTTCTCTAAAGTTCCGCTTACTTCCAGAATTTCATTACTAAAATCTCCAATCCAGTCTTCTATAATATCATTTACTTCGTGTCTTAGATTGGGCAAATCTGATTCCTGACAGGATATTAAATCGACTTTTTCTATGGGAACAAAAATCAAGAGGTCTATTTCAGCAATTGTCGTGGTCATTTCTTCGTAGAGAGTTGATACATTTTTCCTTTTGTTAATTGCATAAATATATGCCAAGAGGTCTAATGGACAACGGTCAAAAATCACATTATCATCACTATTTTGTAGTTGTTCTACCGAAAAATTGAATTGCTCCATATAATCTTCCAACGTCGGTATTTCTGAAAACAAATATCCTTCCTCTTCAAGTTGTAAGTAAGGCTCATTTATAAATTCGTAATCAGGTAAACTTTCAGCAATCTCTTCTGCCAAAGTTGTTTTTCCGACTCTATGGGAACCTGTAAAAGCTATTCGCATAAATTATGTTCTAGAATTTTTTAATTTAATGTTTCTCCAAAAGTTATCAGATTGCTATCTGGGTCAAGAATAGAAAATTCTTTTTGTCCCCAAATTTTTTCTGCTAAATGTCCATTGGGATGTATTGCAACTTTATTTTCGATGAATGTGTTAAACAAATCCTCAATGGATGTTGTACGAATATAAATCTGCCCGTAATTTTCGTCCGGAACAAGGTTTTTAAATTCAAAAAAGTGCAACTGCAGATTATCTCTTTGTAGCATTAAATAATTATCAAACTCATTTCCAAAAACTGTAAAACCTAGTTTTTTATAAAAATTTAAAGTAAGTCCTTTTTGCCTCATTGGCAATTTTGCAATAATATCAGTAATCATTTTTTTCTTTCAAATTTCTATAATTAAGTTTGAAACAACACTTGATTGAAATCAAAAAATCACATTTGCTCTTACTCGGCTCAGAGTTTCTTGGCGCATTTTCAAATAAGAAGCAATCATATTTAAAGGGAAAATTTGAACGATTTGAGGTTTGTTTTTTAGAAGATAATCATACTTTTCAGTTGGATTCAAATTGCTATCATAAATATGAATTTTAGTAAACAACGA
Coding sequences:
- a CDS encoding bleomycin resistance protein, with the protein product MITDIIAKLPMRQKGLTLNFYKKLGFTVFGNEFDNYLMLQRDNLQLHFFEFKNLVPDENYGQIYIRTTSIEDLFNTFIENKVAIHPNGHLAEKIWGQKEFSILDPDSNLITFGETLN
- a CDS encoding AAA family ATPase, with the translated sequence MRIAFTGSHRVGKTTLAEEIAESLPDYEFINEPYLQLEEEGYLFSEIPTLEDYMEQFNFSVEQLQNSDDNVIFDRCPLDLLAYIYAINKRKNVSTLYEEMTTTIAEIDLLIFVPIEKVDLISCQESDLPNLRHEVNDIIEDWIGDFSNEILEVSGTLENRKKQVLDKMLDMEK